The Tachysurus vachellii isolate PV-2020 chromosome 15, HZAU_Pvac_v1, whole genome shotgun sequence nucleotide sequence ATGACGTGTTATTGCTTACCATAATAAGCCGGTGTCATGTGTATTTTGGCTGACAGAAAGTACGAGTGATCCTGGTCCAGGTTCTTTTTCTGTACTGCCAAAGGTCTGATGAGAGAAGCATTGCGGAATAACAGAGCTGGAGGAAAACAGCAGAGGAAACAGGAGTGTTAAAGAACAAACTCTGGCCAAAACAAGCTGTGCTGTATTGTATACAGAGTTACAGCcaaattaccaaaaaaaaaacagcagaactCAGTCAATTGACTATTAAAAAATTAGACAAATATCTGATCAAATAATTAGTTCTGCATGTACTTTTAATCTGTTACACTCAGAgacaatttaataaaaacaaacaaacaaacaaataaataaatcagtgcatATTACAagagttattaataataaccatAACAACAGCCTACaggtattatattattttatgctataatatttattatattatattattatattatgattattatattttattacattccattaatataatgttattatattatatactatattattatattataatattttattatattatatattaaattataattttattacattataactTTTACAAAATTTCATATTTTGCATGCTTTTTATATGACTTCAGGATATTCGTGACTGCGTTTGACATttgctgtaactaacacacacacacacacacacacacacacacacacacacacacacacacacacacggctctgAGCGATTTAGATGAAAAACAACTCAATTAAAACCCAACACGCAATCGCTTATTTTAGCTTAAATCACcacaaacacttttaaacacaaaactcaCGGCTAAAACTCCTGCTGCAAACAGAGCTGATCCTCACCAGCGCCGCCATAATGATCAGTAGCGGCCAAGGTCACCGTGTTTCACCCGGAAGTAGTTTCTGTTATCGGGGAAAACTCGCATCGTAAAATTAAAGGCCACGCTACACCATTATATTTCATGAGTCCACTCACGGTATCGGAATAGACATGAGGTTAAACACAGCTCTATGCGTTTAAATGAAACAGTGGCTATAGCCTAAATGATATCCTGATGCTTACGGGAGTGTAGATCTTAGTGTAGAGAAAAATAATGATACGGCACTGGCGGCGCCATATTGGATAGGTCAACCTTAAAGCGTAATTTACGcctggaagaaaagaaaggaaaggataTTCTTcaaatataaacttttattgttattttttgctGTGGTATgttcattttttgctttttatttaaatttaggaatttttatttatttatttatttatttttacttatttatttatctttttttaatattctatcTAGAGATAAAAAATGGCGCCCTATAGCTAAATAGAAGCTAgcatagaagaaaaaaatgcttggAACCAGACCTAGATATCTACACCTATTAAATTAACCGATCCTTATGCAACATTATATACAATTTCTTTCAAAATTAAACTGTCAGTATTTTTCATACACACTGATTAACCATGACATTAAAACCTCTGACAGGTGTGAAGAACGTTGATTATCTCGGTACACTGGTATCTGTCAAGTGGTGGCAAATATTAGatagcaagtgaacagtcagttctcatgATGTGTAGGGAGCAGGAAAATTGGCAAGTGTAGAAATCCGTaactttgacaagggccaaattgtgatcagaggaaatacaaaacagcaggtcttatATAGTGTTCCCAGTAGCAGTGGTCACTACCAAGAGAAGTCCAAGGAAAGACAACTGGTGAATCAGCAATAGTGTTATGGCTTCCCAAGGCTCATTGATGAGCATGGGGAGTGAAGGTCAGAATATCAGGCCTAGTCCAACAGAAGTACTACAAAATTTGTAGCACAAATATCTGTAAAAGGTAATActggctatgatagaaaggtgtcgGAACACTAATGTCGCCTTGGCAGTTCTAAAAACCGCCGCCGTCTTGGAACAGGGGTCTTGTACTTTGAattcatggacgatgccggacatttgtgctgcgtttggatgttcaaatgaacgaaatctaaaaaccagacagcaagggattacatttcacaagtgagaatgtgttctATGATATTTAATGTTAGGAAAAATTGTATATTTCTGGTAatgttggtttgtttcagtccttggttaacgaccgcagcttatccatgctagttacccattagtttttgacagttaggaaaactgGCAAtttttgtagattccgaagctcttaataaggacattaaaaattgacctatgcttttttgcttaaaggtgaagtcccaactttatgtatgttttgtaagattcccttatctgtcaaacatattttattagattatcctggacttaacacaagcagaatgctcgtttatcaagttacttcacttaaggacctTTCATAAGTTGCGGCAACACCATGTCGCAAAGGTTCATACTCTgcaactgcagagcaaaagtCTAAGGAAGAAACTGTGTAAGGTAGTGCTCTTGCAGGGATActaaataaaccaatacaatttaaatgtttaaatgaacatataGTCaaaccattgtagcagtgttgcatgcagtaggctataaggtaagtagcgattgttcatttgaagtttactcaagtggaagaatgtaactaataaacttagaCCTACTAGCatgcattattattttgaaaaagtagattatcttaatatcaaaaccttaaattttctctggactcaatGATAAATACAGGTCTGACcgttggaacgaaccaaaaaaactagtaaatcgcattcatgacgatttatggtgattttatttccgttagacctttgcctacattgatgctgatgcattaaagaggagggggtcccctgttcctgatgcattaaagaggagggggtcccctgttccaagatggcggctctattgacgcattcaTTCCAATGAACTGCCAtacccaaggcgacatctatgtgtagatatctatgggaACCAGAATAACCATCAAATCCCTcaaaataattttgaaaaacaggtgaaaaaatgtgacaaaaaacaATATTCAGATTCATTATAAGACCAACAATTAAAATCTTAAGATAAGTTCAGAATGTTAAGCtaaaaattttgtattttaagaTAATTccatatatttacaaaaaataagatGAGATATATATAATAGATGGATACTCAGATTGATATTGTTAGCAGGTACAAAGATGTAAGTGAGAAATCCAAAGACATATTGGTGCatatattaaagttattattttttttaaaaaaaaaattatttgctgTTTCTTGTTATTCagctttgtttatgtttatagctgctctGATGGCAGATTTCATAGCACCCTCAATCCAAGCATGAGGCATGTTGACATGTTCTCCAGCAAAATAAATCCGACCCTCATTCTTAGCCAGATTTTCACCGTAGTAGGTTTTTTGGTATGGGGTGAAGATAGCAAAAGCTCCAAGGCTGTAAGGATCCGACCCCCACTTCTTCACAACACCTCCGGTGTAAAGATCCTGGATGTACACTCCGTGGATCTTCATCAAGTCGTTCAGCACTACTAGCTTCAGGTCTTCGTCTGACATTCCATGGAAGAGTGCTGCTTCGTCCGAGATGGTGTAGGAAGCTAAAAGAGCTCCTCCTGTTCCATTGAAGCTATGGCTGGGGTAGTAGATAAAGCGCGAGGGCAAATCTGTAATGCTCCTGCCCCCAAAAATGCTTTCTTCCTCCCAGAATCTACGGCTAAAGCTTAGCACAACCTTAGTGGAGCTAGCGTAGTGCACTGAGCGCAGGGCCTCCAACTTCCAGTGTTGGAGAGGAGGCTGGAAGTTGATAAAGAGGGTTGCTTTGGCCGTAGCCGTCACCAAGACGTAGTCAAATGTTTGCTGGGTCAAAAGCGAGCTGTGCTTTTCTTCATAAAACACGGTCACGTTGCTATTTGTATGACTGATGCCTAGGACTTTGGAGTTGAGGAGGATTGTGGCATTGAGGATATCATAAAACTTTAAGGGTAATTGATCAAAGCCTCCAGTGATTTCCAAATATCTGgaaataacataatataaacaaCTACATGTCATTTATATCAATGTTGAATTCTCATAACTGATTGATCACAAAGTGTTTTAACacgttatcatttctatagcaactaAATTtaacttggggcatctcagagggccgaaataggtttgatatcaacatttaaagatagaaacatttctaTGAAATATAACTAATAGATTAAAAATTGAAATATGCCTGAaaactattattactactactattactagtatttatttttatataagccATTAACCATCACTGTGGTTTGATGGAGTTTGACAAGatattcaatgctgaacatggacatcACAAAACCGgggtaaatacattttttaacctCTGAGGAAAAGAGTTGACTTTTGCAAAATAACTTACAGAACCTGCTTGAAAATATGAATAAAGCAACTTGATAAAATGTAATAGTCACTGATTTATCACTGCATTAAAGATTTGTCCAGCGCTGATGCaccctttttttccccaaatctaCTTACGTTGTTTCATCGTTTACATCAGCCTGCAGGTAAAGACTCTCCAAGAGAGAAATGTAGTAGAAGCTGTTCTCATTAAGGATGTCTCCAATCATGCACAAGGCTCCTTTACTCATGTTAACCTCGTTCACCAAATACTCCTGTCCAGTTAAACACACGGCTGTTTATAACCAAAGGCATGAGAGTGAACTTACGGTAGAATAGTTTAAGGTCTAGATTCATTACCTTGAGGGAGTATGCATCATACTTTTTTAACATTGTTTCACAGTCATGTGACTTCAGATACTCTCTTATCTACAAAACAATAGAAATCTTTTTAAGTCAGGTtaacatgtaataaataaacaaataaataaataaatatctgctcCCTCTTACTGACCTTCCACAAGGATTGGCTGAAAAGTTCGCTGGCTGATTTTCC carries:
- the il4i1 gene encoding L-amino-acid oxidase, with protein sequence MSPDRFICCFLSVVFLLFIVLPASGHEDPIFKCLQDNDYDELLKIINKGLPPAKTSHRVAIIGGGIAGLTAAKYLEDAGHKVTLIEASGRIGGRIITYRNKAEDWYAEFGAMRIPSFHWILRNFTAKLGLKLNKFIEEDINTYYYVNGLLHKTYKVKQNPDVLNYSVSDQEKGKSASELFSQSLWKIREYLKSHDCETMLKKYDAYSLKEYLVNEVNMSKGALCMIGDILNENSFYYISLLESLYLQADVNDETTYLEITGGFDQLPLKFYDILNATILLNSKVLGISHTNSNVTVFYEEKHSSLLTQQTFDYVLVTATAKATLFINFQPPLQHWKLEALRSVHYASSTKVVLSFSRRFWEEESIFGGRSITDLPSRFIYYPSHSFNGTGGALLASYTISDEAALFHGMSDEDLKLVVLNDLMKIHGVYIQDLYTGGVVKKWGSDPYSLGAFAIFTPYQKTYYGENLAKNEGRIYFAGEHVNMPHAWIEGAMKSAIRAAININKAE